In the Arthrobacter sp. CDRTa11 genome, TGACCTCGGTGTGGCCCGGAAGGAGCAGGACGTCATCGTAGGTCAGGCCGACAAAGCCGAAAGGATCGTGTTCAGGCTGGGTCATGAGTGCGCCTCTTACCTTGGTTATTGTTTCGCTGGCAGGGGTTGCAGCTGATGACCAGCCCGTCATTACGGGACTGGTCCGTGCAGGGTTGTGATGCTCGCGCTTGGTGCACGGGTTCAGTGCAGAAAGTGTTGAATAAATATTAGAACCTTGCGGCCGATCCCCCTATTCCACAGCGGCAATGTGAGCAACGGCACGAAGGGCAAGAACAAGTCAGGTCCAGCCGGTAGCGGCCAGGAGGCGCTGTTCGAACATGGGAATCATGCTTTGGACGTACGTCTTGGTGAGGTGGTTATCGTCCTTGTACACATACACATTGCCCACCACGGCCGGGCAGCTGCCACCGGCACAGACGAAGTCGCTCAGGTCCATCAGGTGGAGCCCGTCCACCTTGCCGCGGTAGCCGTCCAGCGGCGAGGACTCGGCCAGGGATTCGTTCACCGGGACGTTGCATTCAGGGGCCGCCGCCCCGTTCTTCTGGACGCACTCGGGCATGTTGATGGTGAACCTGGGGTTGTCCCGCACGCCCACAACCTCAATGCCTGCGTCAGTGAACTGCCGGATGCCGTCGAGGTAGCCCGGAACCTCCGTTTCGAAGGGAGCTTGAACGTGCGTCAGCGATGCGACGGTAAAGACGGCGTCGGGCCTGTGCTCCATGACGTACGCGGCACTGGCCCTGTTGAAGGCGTTGCAGTCCTCGTCCCGTTCCGGTGAATCGGCGCCGAAGCGGCAGTCACCCTTAAGCAGCGTCACCACCTCCCAGCCGTGATCCCTGGCAATAGGACCCAGGGCCGCCATGTACTGCTGGGCATGGGAATCCCCCAGCACAACGATCCGTTTGGTTACGGTCTCGGGTGAGTTGTTCTGCAGGCAGCCGGCCAGCAAAGGATCGGAGGGCACGTTGGCGTCCGTGCACAGGCCGTCGATGTCGGCCCATTCGTTCTTCATGGCGGCCGGCGCCGGGATGATCCTGGCCTCCGGCGTCGGCTTGCCCGCATTTTCGGGCGCCAGGGACGCGGCACCGGGAGTCAGCTCCCGCGGCTGTGCAGCAACCGCGGCCTCTTCGGCCGTCAGGCTGGTCTGCCAGACAGCTACCGGACCGGCCAGTAGGGTACAGCAGGCGGCAATCACGACGGCGGTCCGCCAGGAGCGCTTCTGCGGCCAGTGCCATTCGCGCAGCGGCTTTTCCACAAAGCGGGTGGTCAGCACCGCCAACGCAATGGAGGCGGCAACAACGCCCAGGCCCTGGCCGAGGCTTGGGGCCTCAATGCCGGCGGCGGCCAGCGCCAGGACCAGCACCGGCCAGTGCCACAGGTACAGGGCATAGGAGTTGTCACCCAGGGCAACCAGCGGCTTCCAGGCGAGGAGCCGGTCCGCGCCGAACCGGCTTCCGCTTTTCCCGGCCACAATGATGGCGGCTGCCGCCAGCGTGGGCCAGAGCGCGATGGACCCTGGGAAGGAACGGTCCACGGTCAGGACGAGGCCAACGGACACCATGGCGGCAAGGCCGGCCCATCCGAGGACAACGCGGAGTGCCTTGCCGGGCCTGAGGTACGGAAGTCCCAGTGCCAGGAGCGAGCCGAGGGCGAACTCCCACAGCCGCGTGCGCGTGTCGAAGTAGGCGTAGGCCTGGTTGCTGGAAGTCTGGTCGATCGAAAAGATGAGGGAGGCTGCAAAGATGCCACCAAAGGCCACCAGCAGGACATGCCTATAGCTGAGTCTTATCCCTTGGACCGGGAACCGTGTCAGCAGCTTCCACGCCACTGCCGCGCCGGCGAAGATGAGCGGCCAGAGGATGAAGACCTGGCCCTGGATGGACAGGGACCAGAAGTGCTGCAGCGGGCTGGCGCCTGAATGGTCCTGTGCGTAGTAGTCGACGGCGGTGTCGGCCAGGAGCCAGTTCTGCCGGTAGAGCAGGGAGGCCCAGGCCTGGTCCAGGACATCCGGCCAGCGGCTTTGCGGCAAAATCAGCCAGGTGCCGGCCAGGATGCCAAGCAGGACCACGACGGCGGCCGGCAGCAGCCTCTTGAAGAGGTGCAGCCAGTGCCGGATGAGGTTCATGGGTTTGCCTGCTTCGACCTTCCGCACGAACGAAAGCGTCAGGAGGAACGCGGAGATCAGCAGGAAGATATCCACGCCGCCGGAGACCCGCCCCAGCCACACGTGGTAGGTCACCACCATCAGGACAGCGAGCGCCCGGAGCCCCTGGACCTCCGGGCGGAACGTTGGTTTCCGCCCGTCGGGGGTGGCGTCATTTCCACGGCCGGGAGTGGGCGCGGTTCTCGCAGTCGGCACAAAAAACCTCTCGCAGCGGGTAACCAAAACATCCATTTTACCGATGTGTCATACCTGTTACTAATCCGGGCAGACCTATCGGCGGGCCTACCCGGCTGCTGTCCGCCCGGTTGCCGGGCAGGGCACGGCGGCTCAAATGGAGGCGTTGGCGGATTCCCGGCTGACCGGAACGGGGATCTTTCCGGCCAGGTAACGTGCATCGCGGCACTCACCGGGCAATGTTGCCGAAGCGGCCGCAAACATGAAGTCCTGCCCCAGGAAGAACAGTCCGGGCGAGTCCAAAGCAACGCCACGGTACTGCCGGGGCATTCCACCGTTATCGAGCAAGGCCGGATCCATCCAGCTGAACTCCACGTGGAAACCAGTGCACCAGATGACATTCTGAACCTCCAGCCGGTTGCCGTCCGCGAGCGCCGGCAGGCCGTTGTCCACGCCGGTGACCCGGGGAACGAACCGCACACCGGCAGCTTCGAGATCCTTGGTCTTGGTCCTGATCAGCGGCGCCCCGTGGGCCTTGAGGCCCGGAATGGCCTTGCGGCCGATGGGCGTGGCGACGTTCAGCACGTGCAGCCCCGCAAACCGGACCAGGGGCAGGACAAAACGGGCCGCTGCCCTGCCATGCTTCACAGGGAGTTCACCGCCCGCCTTCCCGGCTACCAGGGTGGGGT is a window encoding:
- a CDS encoding acyltransferase family protein is translated as MPTARTAPTPGRGNDATPDGRKPTFRPEVQGLRALAVLMVVTYHVWLGRVSGGVDIFLLISAFLLTLSFVRKVEAGKPMNLIRHWLHLFKRLLPAAVVVLLGILAGTWLILPQSRWPDVLDQAWASLLYRQNWLLADTAVDYYAQDHSGASPLQHFWSLSIQGQVFILWPLIFAGAAVAWKLLTRFPVQGIRLSYRHVLLVAFGGIFAASLIFSIDQTSSNQAYAYFDTRTRLWEFALGSLLALGLPYLRPGKALRVVLGWAGLAAMVSVGLVLTVDRSFPGSIALWPTLAAAAIIVAGKSGSRFGADRLLAWKPLVALGDNSYALYLWHWPVLVLALAAAGIEAPSLGQGLGVVAASIALAVLTTRFVEKPLREWHWPQKRSWRTAVVIAACCTLLAGPVAVWQTSLTAEEAAVAAQPRELTPGAASLAPENAGKPTPEARIIPAPAAMKNEWADIDGLCTDANVPSDPLLAGCLQNNSPETVTKRIVVLGDSHAQQYMAALGPIARDHGWEVVTLLKGDCRFGADSPERDEDCNAFNRASAAYVMEHRPDAVFTVASLTHVQAPFETEVPGYLDGIRQFTDAGIEVVGVRDNPRFTINMPECVQKNGAAAPECNVPVNESLAESSPLDGYRGKVDGLHLMDLSDFVCAGGSCPAVVGNVYVYKDDNHLTKTYVQSMIPMFEQRLLAATGWT